A single genomic interval of Cetobacterium somerae ATCC BAA-474 harbors:
- the moaA gene encoding GTP 3',8-cyclase MoaA, giving the protein MLDKNKRQINYLRLSITDHCNLRCKYCLPEKDTNFYNNCDLLNSNEIEKIVKAFSLIGIKKVRITGGEPLVRKDFNEILEKINHIEGIEKIAITTNGFQLLENLDLFKKNGLNRINISLDSLNAKKYNEITRGGNFDKVFKTIKEATLKNFEKIRLNVVIMEGINDNEILDFVNLTKDLDIGVRFIEIMPIGEGKKFTSVKNSDILNLIKKHYLLEKNSNLSTDGPASYYKVSGFMGEIGFISPLSNRFCDSCNRVRVTSNGFLKLCLHYNKGIDLMPYLKDETSVETLAMIIEKAIYNKKPKEHHMDNSENINDIELKGMNKIGG; this is encoded by the coding sequence ATGTTAGATAAAAATAAACGACAAATAAACTACTTAAGATTATCTATTACAGATCATTGTAACTTAAGGTGCAAATATTGTCTTCCTGAAAAAGATACAAACTTTTATAACAATTGTGATTTACTAAATAGTAATGAAATAGAAAAAATTGTTAAAGCTTTTTCTTTAATTGGTATAAAAAAAGTTAGAATAACAGGTGGCGAACCTTTAGTTAGAAAGGATTTTAATGAAATTTTAGAAAAAATAAATCATATTGAAGGAATCGAAAAAATTGCTATTACTACAAATGGATTTCAACTTTTAGAAAATTTAGATTTATTCAAGAAAAATGGATTAAATAGAATTAATATAAGTTTAGATAGTTTAAACGCTAAAAAATATAATGAAATTACTCGTGGTGGTAATTTTGATAAAGTTTTTAAAACTATTAAAGAAGCAACTTTAAAAAATTTTGAAAAAATACGTTTAAATGTTGTTATTATGGAAGGTATCAATGATAATGAAATTTTAGACTTTGTCAATTTAACCAAAGATTTAGATATTGGTGTGCGTTTTATTGAAATAATGCCAATTGGAGAAGGTAAAAAATTTACTTCTGTTAAAAATTCAGATATTTTAAATCTTATAAAAAAACATTATTTGTTAGAAAAAAATTCAAACCTCTCTACTGACGGACCAGCTTCTTATTATAAAGTTTCCGGGTTTATGGGAGAGATCGGTTTTATTAGTCCTCTTTCGAATAGATTCTGCGATAGTTGTAATCGAGTTAGAGTAACCTCTAATGGCTTTTTGAAACTATGTTTACATTATAACAAAGGAATTGATTTAATGCCTTATTTAAAAGATGAGACTTCTGTAGAAACTTTAGCAATGATTATTGAAAAAGCTATCTACAATAAAAAGCCAAAAGAACATCACATGGATAATAGTGAAAATATTAATGATATAGAATTAAAGGGCATGAACAAAATAGGAGGATAA